From Halomicrobium salinisoli, the proteins below share one genomic window:
- a CDS encoding HVO_2753 family zinc finger protein encodes MSQSQQKRTQKCVSCGINIAGTNAAAFKCPDCGQQIYRCAKCRKQSNLYECPDCGFRGP; translated from the coding sequence ATGAGCCAGAGCCAACAGAAGCGCACCCAGAAGTGCGTCTCCTGCGGCATCAACATCGCGGGGACGAACGCGGCCGCGTTCAAGTGCCCCGACTGCGGCCAGCAGATCTACCGCTGCGCCAAGTGCCGCAAGCAGAGCAATCTCTACGAATGCCCGGACTGCGGGTTCAGGGGGCCGTAA
- a CDS encoding DUF2391 domain-containing protein, producing the protein MSRKQRPPIDDEDEPDMGDLFDDLQHLESLVDSEDERERVREAMQTATEVQDADQAVFGRVVWGFGAADAAEAVLGALLFGIPMAVEGGTNEAAEFLTTRPLYLAGTLLAGVAIVIGILYVAEFQDVRVANPILGFIPRRLAGVTVISFALSVLLLTAWGRVDWAQPWLAFCTCAVAFFPMAIGAALGDILPGS; encoded by the coding sequence ATGAGCCGCAAGCAGCGCCCGCCGATCGACGACGAGGACGAGCCCGACATGGGCGACCTCTTCGACGACCTCCAGCACCTGGAGTCGCTGGTCGACTCCGAGGACGAGCGCGAGCGCGTCCGCGAGGCGATGCAGACCGCAACCGAGGTCCAGGACGCCGATCAGGCCGTCTTCGGCCGCGTCGTCTGGGGGTTCGGGGCCGCGGACGCCGCCGAGGCCGTCCTCGGGGCGCTCCTGTTCGGCATCCCCATGGCCGTCGAGGGCGGCACCAACGAGGCCGCCGAGTTCCTCACCACCCGCCCGCTGTACCTCGCGGGCACGCTGCTGGCCGGCGTCGCCATCGTGATCGGTATCCTCTACGTCGCCGAGTTCCAGGACGTGCGCGTCGCCAACCCCATCCTCGGGTTCATCCCGAGACGGCTGGCCGGCGTCACCGTCATCTCCTTCGCCCTCTCCGTCCTCCTGCTGACGGCCTGGGGCCGCGTCGACTGGGCCCAGCCGTGGCTGGCCTTCTGCACCTGCGCCGTCGCCTTCTTCCCGATGGCCATCGGCGCCGCGCTCGGGGACATCCTCCCCGGGAGCTAA
- a CDS encoding RNA polymerase Rpb4 family protein, which yields MTIFKEKLEEEYLTLAEAKAVLEDLEAERAADEEREMRYELARATEHVNRFALLDPEESREFVDQLMELEKVDEATAYKIANLRPLDRDELRAVFAQERYSLSGDELDEILNVVKQYA from the coding sequence ATGACGATCTTCAAGGAGAAGCTCGAGGAGGAGTACCTGACCCTCGCCGAGGCGAAGGCCGTCCTCGAGGACCTCGAGGCCGAGCGGGCGGCCGACGAGGAGCGCGAGATGCGGTACGAACTCGCGCGCGCGACCGAGCACGTCAACCGCTTCGCGCTCCTCGATCCCGAGGAGTCCCGCGAGTTCGTCGATCAGCTCATGGAGCTGGAGAAGGTCGACGAGGCCACGGCGTACAAGATCGCGAACCTCCGACCGCTCGACCGCGACGAGCTGCGGGCCGTCTTCGCCCAGGAGCGGTACTCGCTGTCCGGGGACGAGCTCGACGAGATCCTCAACGTCGTCAAGCAGTACGCGTAG
- a CDS encoding elongation factor 1-beta: MGKVAARIKVMPQSPEVDLDALQERLEGALPEGTKINGFERDDVAFGLVALFPTVIVPDDTGGTEAVEEAFADVEGVESVEVDEVGRI; the protein is encoded by the coding sequence ATGGGGAAAGTCGCCGCGCGCATCAAGGTCATGCCGCAGAGCCCCGAGGTCGACCTGGACGCGCTCCAGGAGCGCTTGGAGGGCGCCCTGCCCGAGGGGACGAAGATCAACGGCTTCGAGCGTGACGACGTGGCCTTCGGCCTCGTCGCGCTGTTCCCGACCGTCATCGTGCCCGACGACACCGGCGGCACGGAAGCGGTCGAGGAGGCCTTCGCCGACGTCGAGGGCGTCGAGAGCGTCGAGGTCGACGAAGTCGGCCGCATCTAA
- a CDS encoding transcription initiation factor IIB, with protein sequence MERPTRQREHDGEQDEETEVEGERTCPECDSTEITADGSGELVCEDCGLVIEEENIDRGPEWRAFNHSERQNKSRVGAPTTQTMHDKGLTTTIDWKDKDAYGRSISSKKRSQMHRLRKWQERIRTKDAGERNLQFALSEIDRMASALGVPRSVREVASVIYRRALDEDLIRGRSIEGVATSCLYAACRQEGIPRSLEEVSDVSRVEQKEIGRTYRYVAQELKLKMEPVDPKQYVPRFASELELSEEVQSKANEIIDVTAEQGLLSGKSPTGYAAAAIYAASLLCNEKKTQREVADVAQVTEVTIRNRYQEQIEAMGIH encoded by the coding sequence ATGGAGCGCCCCACGCGCCAGCGCGAGCACGACGGGGAGCAGGACGAGGAGACCGAGGTCGAGGGCGAGCGCACCTGTCCTGAGTGCGACTCGACCGAGATCACTGCCGACGGGAGCGGCGAACTGGTCTGCGAGGACTGCGGCCTGGTCATCGAGGAGGAGAACATCGACCGCGGGCCCGAGTGGCGCGCGTTCAACCACTCCGAGCGCCAGAACAAGTCCCGCGTCGGCGCGCCGACGACGCAGACGATGCACGACAAGGGGCTGACGACGACGATCGACTGGAAGGACAAGGACGCCTACGGCCGGTCGATCTCGTCGAAGAAGCGCTCCCAGATGCACCGCCTGCGCAAGTGGCAGGAGCGCATCCGCACCAAGGACGCCGGCGAGCGCAACCTCCAGTTCGCCCTCTCCGAGATCGACCGCATGGCCTCCGCGCTCGGGGTCCCGCGCTCGGTGCGCGAGGTCGCGTCGGTCATCTACCGCCGCGCGCTCGACGAGGACCTCATCCGCGGCCGCTCCATCGAGGGCGTCGCGACCTCCTGCCTCTACGCCGCCTGCCGCCAGGAGGGCATCCCGCGCAGCCTCGAGGAAGTGTCGGACGTCTCCCGGGTCGAGCAGAAGGAGATCGGCCGCACCTATCGATACGTCGCACAGGAGCTGAAGCTCAAGATGGAGCCGGTCGACCCCAAGCAGTACGTCCCCCGGTTCGCCTCCGAACTGGAGCTCTCCGAGGAGGTCCAGTCCAAGGCCAACGAGATCATCGACGTCACGGCGGAACAGGGCCTGCTCTCGGGGAAGTCGCCGACGGGCTACGCCGCCGCCGCCATCTACGCCGCCTCGCTGCTGTGCAACGAGAAGAAGACCCAGCGAGAGGTCGCCGACGTCGCGCAGGTCACCGAGGTCACCATCCGGAACCGGTATCAGGAGCAGATCGAAGCCATGGGCATCCACTGA
- a CDS encoding methionine synthase, translating to MSNRPADNREQFRPEDHENDNFLLTTVVGSYKKPKWLDRARELYEDPEDGFGDEEWEEAKDDAARLITDEHERSDLDVVVDGEMRRKEMVEYFAHLIDGYEFNGRVKVWGHNYFDKPSVADEVEYGEEWLVDEYEFTSDVADSPVKVPITGPYTLANWTFNEAYDTDEELAYDLAELVNTEIERLVDAGARYIQIDEPALATTPDDHAIVGECLERIVADIPEEVRIGLHVCYGDYSRIYPEVLDYPVDELDLELTNGDYEQIDVFTEPEFTLDLALGVVDNHTAEVESVAEIKENIKQGFKVVPPEQLTISPDCGLKLLPREIAYEKMANMVQAAREVEAELDAGEIDVGYAAPEVSADD from the coding sequence ATGAGCAACCGACCCGCGGACAACCGCGAACAGTTCCGGCCCGAGGACCACGAGAACGACAACTTCCTGCTGACGACGGTCGTCGGCAGCTACAAGAAGCCCAAGTGGCTCGACCGCGCGCGCGAGCTGTACGAGGACCCCGAGGACGGCTTCGGCGACGAGGAGTGGGAAGAGGCCAAGGACGACGCCGCCCGCCTCATCACCGACGAACACGAGCGGTCCGACCTCGACGTCGTCGTCGACGGCGAGATGCGCCGCAAGGAGATGGTCGAGTACTTCGCCCACCTGATCGACGGCTACGAGTTCAACGGCCGCGTGAAGGTCTGGGGCCACAACTACTTCGACAAGCCCAGCGTCGCGGACGAGGTCGAGTACGGCGAGGAGTGGCTCGTCGACGAGTACGAGTTCACCAGCGACGTCGCCGACAGTCCCGTCAAGGTGCCGATCACCGGTCCCTACACCCTCGCGAACTGGACGTTCAACGAGGCCTACGACACCGACGAGGAGCTGGCCTACGACCTCGCGGAGCTCGTCAACACCGAGATCGAGCGCCTCGTCGACGCCGGCGCCCGCTACATCCAGATCGACGAGCCCGCGCTGGCGACCACGCCCGACGACCACGCGATCGTCGGCGAGTGCCTCGAGCGGATCGTCGCGGACATTCCCGAGGAGGTCCGCATCGGCCTCCACGTCTGCTACGGCGACTACTCCCGCATCTATCCCGAGGTGCTGGACTACCCGGTCGACGAGCTCGACCTGGAACTGACCAACGGCGACTACGAGCAGATCGACGTCTTCACCGAGCCCGAGTTCACGCTCGACCTCGCGCTGGGCGTCGTCGACAACCACACCGCCGAGGTCGAGAGCGTCGCGGAGATCAAGGAGAACATCAAGCAGGGGTTCAAGGTCGTCCCGCCGGAGCAGCTGACCATCTCCCCGGACTGCGGCCTGAAGCTGCTGCCCCGCGAGATCGCCTACGAGAAGATGGCGAACATGGTGCAGGCCGCCCGCGAGGTCGAGGCGGAACTCGACGCCGGAGAGATCGACGTCGGGTACGCGGCGCCCGAGGTCAGCGCCGACGATTGA
- a CDS encoding 5-methyltetrahydropteroyltriglutamate--homocysteine methyltransferase, with the protein MPEVLSATPGLYPLPDWAKDELAGLKGRQKGGLISGDEGEAIVAAYEQAREEVVDLQTDAGLDLAVEGQLRWDDMLAHPLAVADAVETRGIVRYYDNNNFYREPVVTDDLAASGDVGAELDAASGHVDDGLAAVLPGPYTLADLAADEHYGDSESFLAAVADFLAAEAEQFSDVETLFLLEPSLLESPPGDGADERASEAIDAVASATDADVVAHTYWESHGGDGSLDEKVYAHLLDADIDAVGFDLVADHEGSTYLINEYGCTDDVALGVVDGQNTLVEDTEEVAERVEWTLSNTPGADFETVYATINTPTFYLPSSKFEEKLETLGALELTEVTA; encoded by the coding sequence ATGCCAGAGGTACTCTCAGCGACGCCCGGTCTCTATCCGCTGCCGGACTGGGCCAAAGACGAGCTCGCCGGCCTGAAGGGCCGCCAGAAGGGCGGTCTGATCTCCGGCGACGAGGGCGAAGCGATCGTCGCGGCCTACGAACAGGCCCGGGAGGAGGTCGTCGACCTCCAGACAGACGCCGGCCTCGACCTGGCCGTCGAGGGCCAGCTGCGGTGGGACGACATGCTCGCTCACCCGCTGGCCGTCGCGGACGCCGTCGAGACGCGCGGCATCGTCCGCTACTACGACAACAACAACTTCTACAGGGAGCCGGTCGTCACCGACGACCTCGCCGCCAGCGGCGACGTGGGCGCCGAACTCGACGCCGCGAGCGGGCACGTCGACGACGGGCTCGCCGCGGTGCTGCCCGGTCCCTATACGCTCGCGGACCTGGCCGCCGACGAGCACTACGGCGACAGCGAGTCGTTCCTCGCGGCCGTCGCCGACTTCCTGGCCGCCGAGGCCGAGCAGTTCTCCGACGTGGAGACGCTGTTCCTGCTGGAGCCGTCGCTGCTGGAGTCCCCGCCGGGCGACGGCGCGGACGAGCGCGCCAGCGAGGCCATCGACGCGGTCGCCTCGGCGACCGACGCCGACGTGGTCGCCCACACCTACTGGGAGTCCCACGGCGGCGACGGTAGCTTAGACGAGAAGGTGTACGCCCACCTGCTCGATGCGGACATCGACGCCGTCGGCTTCGACCTCGTGGCCGACCACGAGGGCAGCACCTACCTGATCAACGAGTACGGCTGCACGGACGACGTCGCGCTGGGCGTCGTCGACGGCCAGAACACGCTGGTCGAGGACACGGAGGAGGTCGCTGAGCGCGTCGAGTGGACGCTCTCGAACACGCCCGGCGCCGACTTCGAGACGGTGTACGCGACGATCAACACGCCGACGTTCTACCTGCCCTCGAGCAAGTTCGAGGAGAAACTGGAGACGCTCGGTGCCCTCGAACTGACGGAGGTGACAGCATGA
- a CDS encoding DUF655 domain-containing protein, translating into MSDSESGGGIEAVVLDVLPHGRSDDDRPRYQKEPLAFATGIEDFRLYEIVLDEDADVSFGDRIDVTDRSFQRVDEVEYEDLPSGAQSELEYAVEDLVEAEAERFVDFFNEAQPITLRLHQLNLLPGIGKKLRNTILDERKRQPFESFEDLEERVGGLHSPREVLVERILEELREDDLKYRIFVREEDQE; encoded by the coding sequence ATGAGTGATTCCGAGAGCGGCGGCGGAATCGAGGCCGTCGTGCTCGACGTCCTGCCACACGGACGGAGCGACGACGACAGGCCTCGATACCAGAAGGAGCCGCTCGCCTTCGCCACGGGCATCGAGGACTTTCGCCTGTACGAGATCGTCCTCGACGAGGACGCCGACGTGAGCTTCGGCGACCGGATCGACGTCACCGACCGGTCCTTCCAGCGGGTCGACGAGGTCGAGTACGAGGACCTCCCCAGCGGCGCTCAGTCGGAACTGGAGTACGCCGTCGAGGACCTCGTCGAGGCAGAGGCCGAGCGGTTCGTCGACTTCTTCAACGAGGCCCAGCCGATCACGCTGCGGCTCCACCAGCTGAATCTCCTGCCGGGGATCGGCAAGAAGCTCAGGAACACGATCCTCGACGAGCGCAAGCGCCAGCCCTTCGAGAGCTTCGAGGATCTGGAAGAGCGGGTCGGCGGCCTCCACAGCCCCCGGGAGGTGCTGGTCGAGCGCATCCTCGAGGAGCTGCGCGAGGACGACCTGAAGTACCGGATCTTCGTCCGCGAGGAGGACCAGGAGTGA
- a CDS encoding DUF6498-containing protein, translating to MNADALRQRPLPRAALIASNAVPLVGAAALDWSPAALVGLYVVEAWAVLFWTAAKVPFARKRQSHVVEGDHSGLFEPLRAKRGAVDLPGLPPLYVRNLPNLIGLVFLGVIEVGVSFAAFALTDPTITTAVAEVLLLGSLGVFLARGVEFWSDYVRGGRYRDVSPGELVAAPFGHLVGFAALIAAVQVLSLATDGTGASTAASLVLIVAGKTAYDCYGLWRDHARDGEPLLAGHVATAETAVEPEPVPVPDGEPEERLRPRRRAIAIEGVATGVRYLGTGGDGRLPIFLASLAALAAIVGGPVAAGAVLAVVGAFVAARAAVYAFRFGTLEYRLYPDAVVSYDRWLDAPQVAVRYDAVRDAAASPGVAGRVVDAATLELTAPDWAAGEATTIVGVADPDPILDRL from the coding sequence GTGAACGCCGACGCCCTCCGCCAGCGCCCGCTTCCGCGAGCCGCCCTGATCGCCTCCAACGCCGTCCCGCTGGTCGGCGCCGCCGCGCTCGACTGGTCGCCCGCCGCGCTGGTCGGGCTGTACGTCGTCGAGGCGTGGGCGGTCCTGTTCTGGACCGCCGCGAAGGTCCCCTTCGCCCGCAAGCGGCAGTCGCACGTCGTCGAGGGGGACCACTCCGGACTGTTCGAGCCGCTCCGGGCCAAGCGCGGCGCAGTCGATCTCCCCGGGCTGCCGCCGCTGTACGTCCGGAACCTGCCGAACCTGATCGGGCTGGTCTTCCTGGGCGTGATCGAGGTCGGGGTCTCCTTCGCCGCCTTCGCCCTCACGGATCCGACGATCACGACGGCGGTCGCCGAGGTGCTCCTGCTGGGATCGCTGGGCGTGTTCCTCGCCCGCGGCGTCGAGTTCTGGTCGGACTACGTCCGCGGCGGGCGGTACCGCGACGTCTCCCCCGGCGAACTCGTCGCAGCACCGTTCGGCCACCTCGTCGGGTTCGCGGCGCTGATCGCCGCAGTTCAGGTCCTGTCGCTCGCGACCGACGGGACGGGCGCGTCGACGGCGGCCTCACTCGTCCTGATCGTCGCCGGCAAGACCGCCTACGACTGCTACGGCCTCTGGCGCGACCACGCGCGCGACGGAGAGCCGCTGCTGGCCGGCCACGTCGCCACGGCCGAGACGGCGGTCGAACCCGAGCCGGTCCCGGTCCCCGACGGCGAACCCGAGGAGCGACTCCGGCCCCGCAGGCGCGCGATCGCGATCGAGGGGGTCGCCACCGGCGTCCGCTACCTCGGGACGGGCGGCGACGGACGGCTCCCGATCTTCCTCGCGTCGCTGGCCGCCCTCGCCGCGATCGTCGGCGGACCGGTCGCCGCCGGGGCCGTCCTCGCCGTCGTCGGCGCCTTCGTCGCGGCGCGGGCGGCCGTCTACGCTTTCCGGTTCGGGACCCTCGAGTACCGGCTCTACCCCGACGCCGTCGTCTCGTACGACCGCTGGCTCGACGCGCCCCAGGTCGCCGTCCGCTACGACGCGGTGCGCGACGCCGCCGCGTCCCCCGGCGTCGCCGGACGGGTAGTCGACGCCGCGACCCTGGAGCTGACGGCGCCGGACTGGGCGGCCGGCGAGGCGACGACGATAGTCGGCGTCGCCGATCCCGACCCGATCCTCGACCGGCTGTGA
- a CDS encoding 16S ribosomal RNA methyltransferase A, translated as MSGPESAGEGGAADAGEHGDRDPDALRRRADAYGDPGQDQHFLVDDRVLDRLPGYADAVVDLADAHVLEIGAGTGALTDRLLAAADRVTAVERDPDLAAFLREEFADAIEAKRLTVVEGDALEVDLPEFDVSVSNLPYGASSEIAFRLLPLDRPLVLMFQREFAERMAADPGTDDYGRLSVTAGHYADVEVVETVPREAFAPQPRVESAVVRTVPREPDYEVPSDDFFLRFLKAIFTQRRKTMRNAVRNTAHISNLGDPDAVVDAADEALMGKRAGEIPPATFAELATVAWEVGEPEDG; from the coding sequence GTGAGCGGACCCGAGAGCGCGGGCGAGGGCGGAGCGGCGGACGCCGGCGAGCACGGGGACCGCGACCCCGACGCCCTGCGTCGCCGGGCGGACGCCTACGGCGACCCGGGCCAGGACCAGCACTTCCTCGTGGACGACCGGGTGCTGGACCGGCTGCCGGGCTACGCCGACGCGGTCGTCGACCTCGCCGACGCACACGTCCTGGAGATCGGGGCCGGCACGGGGGCGCTGACCGATCGCCTGCTGGCCGCGGCCGACCGCGTCACCGCCGTCGAGCGCGACCCGGACCTCGCCGCGTTCCTCCGCGAGGAGTTCGCCGACGCGATCGAGGCGAAGCGGCTGACCGTCGTCGAGGGCGACGCGCTCGAGGTCGACCTCCCCGAGTTCGACGTCTCGGTCTCGAACCTGCCCTACGGGGCCTCGAGCGAGATCGCGTTCCGCCTGCTACCGCTGGATCGGCCCCTCGTGCTGATGTTCCAGCGGGAGTTCGCCGAGCGGATGGCGGCCGACCCCGGCACGGACGACTACGGGCGGCTCTCCGTCACGGCGGGCCACTACGCCGACGTCGAGGTGGTCGAGACGGTGCCGCGGGAGGCCTTCGCCCCCCAGCCCCGCGTCGAGAGCGCCGTGGTGCGGACGGTCCCGAGGGAGCCGGACTACGAGGTGCCGAGCGACGACTTCTTCCTCCGGTTCCTGAAGGCGATCTTCACCCAGCGGCGGAAGACGATGCGCAACGCCGTCCGGAACACGGCCCACATCTCGAACCTGGGCGACCCTGACGCCGTCGTCGACGCGGCGGACGAGGCGCTAATGGGCAAGCGAGCGGGCGAGATACCGCCGGCGACGTTCGCCGAACTGGCGACGGTCGCCTGGGAGGTCGGGGAGCCCGAGGATGGCTGA
- a CDS encoding 50S ribosomal protein L21e has protein sequence MPSSNGPLEGTRDKLKNEPRQSGTSPPQRAIQEYEEGEKVHLKIDPSVPNGRFHPRFDGSTGVVVGEQGDAYKVEITDGGSTKTIIVTAAHLRQQE, from the coding sequence ATGCCCAGTTCGAACGGACCCCTCGAAGGCACGCGCGACAAGCTGAAGAACGAGCCCCGACAGAGCGGTACGAGCCCGCCCCAGCGGGCCATCCAGGAGTACGAGGAGGGCGAGAAGGTCCACCTCAAGATCGACCCCTCGGTCCCGAACGGCCGCTTCCACCCGCGCTTCGACGGCTCGACCGGCGTCGTCGTCGGCGAGCAGGGCGACGCATACAAGGTCGAGATCACGGACGGCGGTTCGACCAAGACGATCATCGTCACTGCCGCGCACCTCCGCCAGCAGGAATGA
- a CDS encoding HemK2/MTQ2 family protein methyltransferase produces MAEESADGAGDPAGEDGADEGDRPDLADQRGVESVYQPAEDSQLLAEAATGFVDPGDRALDVGTGSGYVAEALSAAGADVLASDVNPHACRQARERGVTAVRGDLVAPFREDAFDVVTFNPPYLPTDEEKEWDDWMEEALSGGRDGRRLIDPFLEDLHRVLVPGGLGFMVLSSLTGIDGVRDFARRNGLLTREVNAEKHPYERLVVLELTANH; encoded by the coding sequence ATGGCTGAGGAGAGCGCCGACGGGGCCGGCGACCCGGCCGGAGAGGACGGCGCCGACGAGGGCGATCGGCCCGACCTGGCCGACCAGCGCGGCGTCGAGTCGGTCTACCAGCCGGCCGAGGACTCCCAGTTGCTCGCCGAGGCCGCCACGGGGTTCGTCGACCCGGGCGACCGGGCGCTGGACGTCGGTACCGGCTCGGGCTACGTCGCCGAGGCGCTTTCCGCCGCCGGCGCGGACGTCCTGGCGTCGGACGTCAACCCCCACGCCTGCCGACAGGCCAGGGAACGCGGCGTGACCGCCGTCCGCGGGGACCTCGTGGCGCCGTTCCGCGAGGACGCCTTCGACGTCGTGACCTTCAATCCGCCGTACCTGCCGACCGACGAGGAGAAGGAGTGGGACGACTGGATGGAGGAGGCGCTGTCGGGCGGGCGGGACGGTCGCCGGCTGATCGATCCGTTCCTCGAGGACCTCCATCGCGTCCTCGTGCCGGGCGGGCTCGGGTTCATGGTGCTGAGCAGCCTCACCGGGATCGACGGCGTGCGGGACTTCGCCCGCCGGAACGGCCTGCTCACGCGGGAGGTCAACGCCGAGAAGCACCCCTACGAGCGGCTGGTCGTGCTGGAACTGACGGCGAATCACTGA
- a CDS encoding 3-hydroxyacyl-CoA dehydrogenase family protein, translating to MDVAVLGATGTGRAVVGHFAGAGHAVRLYDDDASAVMDAIDDAEREYGVDATESVDGTTGLESAVGGADLVVDAGDDPERDRRERLAAAEELIDRETLVAVGDPRTSVTAVAAGLRRPDRAVGIHVVDDDASVVEVVVADATTADARDRAVEIVEDLGATPVVVGDAPGLASARLELAAVVEAIRLVEEGVAAVEDVDAAMERGRGRERGPLARADEMGLDRVLEGLDDLTDRLDGRFEPPGLLREKVADGDLGVRTGTGFYEWEDGERAGPADPNPGVEVRSAAPENPDEL from the coding sequence ATGGACGTCGCCGTACTCGGCGCGACTGGGACGGGGCGAGCGGTCGTCGGCCACTTCGCCGGCGCGGGTCACGCGGTGCGGCTGTACGACGACGACGCGAGCGCCGTCATGGACGCCATCGACGACGCCGAGCGGGAGTACGGGGTCGACGCGACGGAGAGCGTCGACGGGACGACGGGGCTCGAGAGCGCGGTCGGCGGCGCGGACCTCGTCGTCGACGCCGGGGACGACCCGGAGCGCGACCGCCGCGAGCGCCTGGCCGCCGCGGAGGAGCTGATCGACCGGGAGACGCTCGTCGCCGTGGGCGACCCGCGGACGTCGGTCACCGCCGTCGCCGCGGGGCTGCGCCGCCCGGACCGCGCCGTCGGCATCCACGTCGTCGACGACGACGCGAGCGTGGTCGAAGTGGTCGTCGCGGACGCGACGACGGCCGACGCCCGCGACCGCGCGGTCGAGATCGTCGAGGACCTGGGCGCGACGCCGGTCGTCGTCGGCGACGCGCCGGGCCTGGCCAGCGCGCGCCTGGAACTGGCCGCCGTCGTCGAGGCGATCCGGCTGGTCGAGGAGGGCGTCGCCGCCGTCGAGGACGTCGACGCGGCGATGGAACGCGGTCGCGGGCGCGAGCGCGGACCGCTGGCGCGCGCCGACGAGATGGGACTGGACCGCGTCCTCGAGGGCCTCGATGACCTGACTGACCGACTCGACGGCCGCTTCGAGCCGCCGGGGCTGCTCCGGGAGAAGGTCGCCGACGGCGACCTGGGCGTCCGGACCGGCACCGGCTTCTACGAGTGGGAGGACGGCGAGCGCGCGGGACCGGCCGACCCCAACCCCGGCGTCGAGGTGCGCTCGGCCGCGCCGGAGAACCCAGACGAGCTATGA
- a CDS encoding TIGR00341 family protein, with amino-acid sequence MRLVQATVPYGVLEGVTERLDEHGVDYFAMDETATDDYVAVLYFSVPREELESLLSGLYETGLDAEDHVSVIDSEVDLFGRAEASPGTREGHKGVAGGELVGRTEELLPNVRTYVSMIVLSVIVATTGLLLDSVAVVVGAMVIAPLYGPAVSTSVGTVVGNRRLFTRGIELQVIGVVIAVAGATLFAWFLKVGYLSPAGLAITSTPQIASRLSPDILSLVVALVAGVAGILGMATSTRVTLVGVMMAAALLPPAAVVGIGIAWWEPPVAVHAAALLAVNVLAINFAGLVTLWYLGYRPHSRIQLSQTRRHLAKRAGLLLVGIVLVSGLLVSVSYQNVQQSQLEQSIGDQVAELLDEERYANVSLVNVKAIEQQGTVLSETDRVVVTIGRPPDQPRPGLRYEIDDLVRDETEADVAVDVRVVLVYTETWDTDVSNPTATIPGME; translated from the coding sequence ATGCGGCTCGTCCAGGCGACCGTCCCGTACGGCGTGCTCGAAGGGGTGACAGAGCGCCTCGACGAGCACGGCGTCGACTACTTCGCGATGGACGAGACGGCCACCGACGACTACGTGGCCGTGCTGTACTTCTCGGTGCCGCGGGAGGAGCTCGAGTCCCTGCTGTCGGGGCTCTACGAGACGGGCCTGGACGCCGAGGACCACGTCTCGGTCATCGACAGCGAGGTGGACCTGTTCGGGCGGGCGGAGGCCAGTCCCGGAACGCGGGAGGGACACAAGGGCGTCGCCGGCGGGGAGCTCGTCGGTCGGACGGAGGAGCTCCTGCCCAACGTCCGGACCTACGTCTCGATGATCGTCCTGAGCGTGATCGTCGCGACGACCGGCCTGCTGCTGGACTCGGTCGCGGTGGTCGTGGGGGCGATGGTCATCGCCCCGCTGTACGGGCCGGCGGTCAGCACCAGCGTCGGCACCGTGGTCGGCAACAGGCGGCTGTTCACCCGGGGGATCGAGCTCCAGGTGATCGGCGTGGTCATCGCGGTCGCCGGGGCCACGCTGTTCGCCTGGTTCCTGAAGGTCGGCTACCTCTCGCCCGCGGGGCTCGCCATCACGTCGACCCCGCAGATCGCGAGCCGGCTCTCGCCGGACATCCTCTCGCTCGTCGTCGCGCTCGTCGCCGGCGTCGCCGGCATCCTCGGGATGGCGACCAGCACGCGAGTCACGCTCGTCGGCGTCATGATGGCCGCGGCGCTGCTCCCGCCCGCCGCGGTCGTGGGCATCGGGATCGCCTGGTGGGAGCCGCCCGTCGCCGTCCACGCGGCCGCCCTCCTCGCCGTCAACGTCCTCGCGATCAACTTCGCGGGGCTCGTGACCCTGTGGTACCTCGGCTACCGACCCCACTCGCGGATCCAGCTCTCGCAGACCCGACGCCACCTGGCGAAGCGGGCGGGGCTGCTCCTCGTCGGCATCGTCCTGGTCTCCGGGCTGCTCGTGAGCGTCTCCTACCAGAACGTCCAGCAGTCACAGCTGGAGCAGAGCATCGGCGATCAGGTCGCGGAGCTCCTCGACGAGGAGCGGTACGCGAACGTCAGCCTCGTGAACGTCAAGGCCATCGAGCAGCAGGGAACGGTGCTGAGCGAGACCGATCGCGTAGTGGTGACGATCGGTAGACCCCCGGACCAGCCCCGCCCCGGGCTGCGATACGAGATCGACGATCTGGTCAGAGACGAGACCGAGGCCGACGTGGCGGTGGACGTCCGCGTCGTACTGGTGTACACCGAGACCTGGGACACGGACGTCTCGAACCCCACTGCGACAATTCCGGGTATGGAGTGA